One window of the Bacteroidales bacterium genome contains the following:
- a CDS encoding DUF1080 domain-containing protein: protein MRFSLKTRYLFIFLTAILIGAGIFFLQEHLLQNKNEEEINDPSPVGYNAEPDSLGWRPLFNGRTLDGWQITNFGPQGPVRIDESEGKIILGMGDGCTGVTWQREFPEENYEIALDAMRVKGNDFFCGLTFPVGDEYCTLIVGGWGGTVVGISNIDDKDASENFTKRLMKFEKQQWYHIRVRVTSQKLRAWIDKKQVVDVNIKDHEFSVRPEVRLSRPLGISSWRTTAALKNIKFRTPD from the coding sequence ATGCGCTTCTCCCTAAAAACCCGGTACTTATTCATTTTTCTCACAGCCATTTTAATTGGTGCAGGAATTTTCTTTCTCCAGGAGCATCTTCTGCAAAATAAAAATGAGGAAGAAATCAATGATCCTTCACCGGTGGGATACAACGCCGAACCCGATTCCCTGGGATGGCGGCCCTTGTTTAACGGACGAACACTGGACGGGTGGCAAATAACCAATTTCGGACCTCAGGGACCCGTACGCATAGATGAATCCGAGGGGAAAATTATTCTGGGAATGGGAGACGGTTGCACCGGTGTCACGTGGCAACGGGAATTCCCGGAAGAAAATTATGAAATAGCCTTGGATGCCATGCGTGTTAAGGGTAATGATTTTTTCTGCGGACTGACCTTTCCGGTCGGAGATGAATATTGTACTCTGATTGTCGGTGGCTGGGGAGGCACAGTGGTAGGGATCAGCAACATCGATGATAAAGATGCATCGGAAAATTTCACCAAACGGTTGATGAAATTTGAAAAACAACAATGGTACCACATCCGTGTTCGTGTTACCAGCCAGAAGCTACGAGCCTGGATTGACAAAAAACAGGTGGTTGATGTGAATATAAAGGATCATGAATTTTCTGTGCGTCCGGAGGTACGGTTATCACGCCCGCTGGGCATTTCTTCATGGAGGACTACTGCGGCATTAAAGAACATCAAATTCCGAACCCCTGATTAA